In Pedobacter sp. SL55, the following proteins share a genomic window:
- a CDS encoding glycosyltransferase, which yields MQNLAPIALFVYNRPQHTERTIKFLQQNLLAADSRLYIFSDGPKTQADEEKVNEVRSFIKTVEGFKSVKVIASKTNKGLANSVIEGVTQLNQNYGQVIVFEDDLVSSPHTLTYFNEALNRYRDEEKVMHIGAYMYHLKEENLPESFFYRAATSWGWATWQRAWQHFEPNIDTLLAQFDRKKINAFSIEGTMNFWKQMRDFKNGRNNSWAIRWYASIFLKGGLTLNPSQSLVNNIGHDGTGVHSGINDIYNVIINPKPITKFPNEIVEDKNAYTAIKSFLANRKGNLWARLKRYLNQRFN from the coding sequence ATGCAAAACCTAGCTCCAATAGCTTTATTTGTTTATAACCGCCCGCAGCACACCGAGCGTACTATTAAATTTTTACAGCAGAATTTGCTTGCCGCAGATAGTAGGCTTTATATATTTTCTGATGGCCCAAAAACGCAGGCAGACGAAGAAAAAGTAAACGAAGTAAGGAGTTTTATCAAAACAGTTGAAGGTTTTAAATCGGTAAAAGTGATAGCAAGCAAAACCAACAAAGGTTTGGCAAATTCGGTTATTGAAGGCGTTACGCAACTGAACCAAAACTATGGGCAGGTTATTGTATTTGAGGATGATTTGGTTTCTTCGCCACACACTTTAACCTATTTTAACGAAGCATTAAACCGCTATCGCGATGAAGAAAAAGTGATGCACATTGGTGCTTATATGTACCATTTAAAAGAAGAAAATTTACCAGAAAGTTTCTTTTACAGAGCCGCCACCAGTTGGGGATGGGCCACTTGGCAAAGGGCTTGGCAACATTTCGAACCCAATATCGATACTTTATTGGCACAATTCGATCGCAAAAAAATAAATGCATTTTCGATAGAAGGCACTATGAATTTTTGGAAGCAGATGCGAGATTTCAAAAATGGCAGGAACAACTCTTGGGCTATTCGTTGGTATGCTTCTATCTTCCTTAAAGGTGGACTAACATTAAATCCTTCGCAGTCTTTGGTCAACAATATTGGGCACGATGGTACGGGTGTGCATTCTGGCATCAACGATATTTACAATGTCATCATCAACCCGAAGCCGATTACAAAATTTCCTAACGAAATAGTAGAAGACAAAAATGCTTATACTGCAATAAAAAGCTTTTTAGCGAACAGAAAAGGTAATTTGTGGGCTAGACTTAAGCGTTATTTAAACCAACGCTTTAATTAA
- a CDS encoding class I SAM-dependent methyltransferase, protein MSKLKALATLLAKPKRLAALLSYGHKGYLSTIGWFTAFDNHQAVDANNQPIPWVTYSFIDFIKDRLHKDLSVFEYGSGNSTLFYAKNVRRVVSVEHDEAWYKKIVNQKAPNAEMIFTKLETNGEYSQKAKLLNEKFDVIIVDGRDRVNCCKHSVNALSEKGVLVLDDSERASYEEARVFLKNLGFKELSFSGISPGLFYNKATSVFYKSENCLAI, encoded by the coding sequence TTGAGCAAACTTAAAGCACTAGCAACCTTACTGGCAAAACCTAAACGTTTGGCTGCGCTATTATCTTATGGTCATAAAGGCTATTTATCTACCATTGGCTGGTTTACCGCATTTGATAACCATCAGGCTGTAGATGCAAACAACCAACCTATTCCTTGGGTAACTTATTCTTTCATCGATTTTATTAAAGATAGGCTACATAAAGACTTAAGTGTTTTTGAGTATGGATCTGGAAACTCTACCCTTTTTTATGCTAAAAACGTGAGAAGAGTAGTTTCTGTAGAACACGATGAAGCTTGGTACAAAAAAATAGTGAACCAAAAAGCACCAAACGCAGAAATGATTTTTACCAAACTAGAAACCAACGGCGAGTACAGCCAAAAGGCGAAGTTGTTAAATGAAAAGTTTGATGTGATTATTGTGGATGGAAGAGACCGCGTAAATTGCTGCAAACATAGTGTTAATGCCCTTTCTGAAAAAGGAGTTTTAGTATTAGACGACTCGGAGCGTGCAAGCTATGAAGAAGCTAGAGTTTTCCTAAAAAACCTAGGCTTTAAAGAGCTTTCGTTTTCGGGGATTTCGCCAGGTTTATTCTACAACAAAGCAACGTCAGTTTTTTACAAGAGCGAAAACTGTTTAGCTATCTAA
- a CDS encoding flippase, whose product MKLPHIKGFDQDALQKYLKNTGWLILARVGSLLIKVVVGFAIANYLGKDQNGLLNYPQAFVAFFIAAAALGLDGFTTRELLKHPEKRDELLGTSLRLKLIGGLGAMPLIYLGYLINQSFFTPTQTPLSYILIIGLSGITQAFYITDSYFQSTVQAKYVTFVQVFGNLVSALVKLLLILNHAELIWFVWAIFFDTVILAFGYLHFYQKKADRLFKWRYDKTVAKHLLSNSWPLAFSAILVSLYMKIDQLMVDNYLGSGELGIYSTVVQLSESWYFIPVAIVTSVFPAIMNAKRDDPQRYQKRLQNMYDLMVWMSLSIAIVTTFISPLAYRIIYKEEFWSGAHVLSVHVWAGIFVFLGSASGQYLIAEGYTKISLIRTAVGAIVNISLNIYLIPKYGIMGAAIATLAAYFVATFLILIIPKTHKQGLMMLKSLFLVTLFQKFIKR is encoded by the coding sequence ATGAAACTGCCCCACATTAAAGGTTTTGACCAAGATGCCCTGCAAAAGTATTTGAAAAATACAGGCTGGCTAATACTTGCTCGTGTGGGTAGTTTGCTCATTAAAGTGGTAGTAGGTTTTGCTATTGCCAATTATCTCGGCAAAGACCAAAACGGCTTATTAAACTATCCGCAAGCTTTTGTAGCTTTTTTTATTGCCGCTGCGGCATTAGGTTTAGATGGTTTTACCACTAGAGAGCTGCTCAAACATCCCGAAAAACGGGATGAACTTTTAGGCACTTCTTTACGGTTGAAACTGATTGGAGGTTTAGGAGCAATGCCACTCATTTACCTCGGCTATTTAATTAATCAGAGTTTCTTTACGCCTACACAAACTCCATTAAGCTATATTTTAATTATCGGCTTAAGCGGTATAACCCAGGCTTTCTATATTACCGATAGCTATTTTCAATCTACGGTACAGGCTAAGTATGTTACGTTTGTTCAAGTATTTGGCAATCTCGTTTCGGCTTTGGTTAAATTACTCCTGATTTTAAATCATGCCGAACTGATTTGGTTTGTCTGGGCCATATTTTTTGATACGGTTATTTTAGCTTTTGGTTATCTTCATTTTTATCAAAAAAAAGCAGATCGCTTGTTCAAATGGAGATATGATAAGACTGTTGCAAAACATTTACTCTCTAATTCTTGGCCTCTAGCTTTTTCTGCCATACTCGTTTCGTTATATATGAAAATAGACCAACTCATGGTAGACAACTACTTAGGGTCTGGCGAATTAGGCATTTATTCTACCGTTGTGCAATTGAGCGAAAGTTGGTATTTTATTCCTGTGGCTATTGTTACTTCGGTATTTCCAGCCATTATGAATGCCAAACGAGATGACCCACAGCGTTACCAAAAAAGACTACAAAACATGTACGATTTAATGGTTTGGATGAGTTTGAGTATCGCCATAGTTACTACTTTTATATCGCCTTTGGCCTACAGAATAATCTACAAAGAAGAGTTCTGGAGTGGTGCACACGTACTCTCGGTACACGTTTGGGCTGGTATTTTTGTGTTTCTGGGCTCTGCCAGTGGCCAATACCTTATAGCCGAAGGTTATACAAAAATCTCATTAATTAGAACTGCGGTGGGTGCCATTGTAAATATCTCACTAAACATTTACCTCATCCCCAAATATGGCATTATGGGAGCAGCCATTGCTACGCTAGCCGCCTATTTTGTGGCTACTTTCTTGATCCTTATTATCCCAAAAACGCATAAACAAGGATTGATGATGTTAAAATCATTATTTTTGGTCACACTTTTTCAAAAATTCATTAAACGTTGA
- a CDS encoding DinB family protein, with the protein MGIDKIYQSILKTAAAYRQKLNGFGAANFQLEPPIGGWSYSEVYSHIFDSNLLSVMAMNNCIKGDGKQKPTHFLVKVILFFGMLPPGKKYKVPTKIADRVKKITVSAAQQFITDFELQLAQAYPKIKSANTKIKTKHPVLGYLNAKQWLRFIEIHLNHHYKQLIRIENSFKA; encoded by the coding sequence ATGGGTATCGATAAAATATATCAATCTATTTTAAAAACCGCAGCAGCTTACCGGCAGAAATTAAATGGTTTTGGCGCCGCCAATTTCCAATTAGAACCGCCAATTGGGGGTTGGAGCTACAGTGAGGTTTATTCACACATTTTCGATTCGAACTTGCTTTCGGTAATGGCCATGAACAATTGCATTAAAGGCGATGGAAAACAAAAGCCAACCCATTTTTTGGTAAAAGTGATTTTGTTTTTCGGTATGCTGCCTCCCGGAAAAAAATACAAAGTACCAACAAAAATAGCAGATAGGGTAAAAAAAATAACCGTTTCGGCTGCACAACAATTCATTACCGACTTTGAATTGCAACTGGCACAAGCTTATCCAAAAATTAAAAGTGCAAACACAAAAATCAAGACCAAACACCCCGTACTGGGCTATCTTAATGCCAAGCAATGGCTACGCTTTATAGAAATACACCTTAACCACCATTACAAACAATTAATCCGTATCGAAAATAGTTTTAAAGCTTAG
- a CDS encoding YjjG family noncanonical pyrimidine nucleotidase, producing the protein MIKHIFFDLDHTIWDFDRNAQETLMELYEIYQLKELGLTSAENFIATYTVNNHQLWAQYHLGKITKEALREERFRKTFIDLGLHPALIPANFETDYVAMGPTKTNLFESAEKMLTYLKDKYQLHIISNGFKEAVVTKMRVSNLNPYFKNVVISEDVGVNKPDKAIFEHALNLAQAQKQESIMIGDSLEADVYGAQNFGMRAIFFNPLKANKPDDVREQIHHLEELLNHF; encoded by the coding sequence TTGATCAAACACATTTTCTTCGACCTTGACCATACCATTTGGGATTTTGACCGTAACGCTCAAGAAACCTTAATGGAACTGTACGAAATTTACCAACTTAAAGAATTAGGGCTAACATCTGCGGAGAATTTCATAGCAACTTATACCGTCAACAATCATCAACTTTGGGCACAATATCATTTGGGTAAAATCACTAAAGAAGCTTTAAGAGAAGAGCGTTTCCGCAAAACCTTTATTGATTTAGGCTTACACCCAGCCTTAATTCCGGCTAATTTTGAAACGGACTACGTAGCCATGGGTCCAACCAAAACCAACTTGTTTGAAAGCGCAGAAAAAATGCTGACCTACCTAAAAGACAAATACCAGCTACATATCATCTCCAATGGATTTAAGGAAGCTGTAGTTACCAAGATGAGGGTTTCTAACCTTAATCCTTATTTTAAAAACGTGGTAATTTCTGAAGATGTTGGTGTAAACAAGCCAGACAAAGCCATTTTTGAACACGCCTTAAATTTGGCTCAGGCACAAAAGCAAGAAAGCATTATGATTGGCGACAGCTTAGAAGCGGATGTTTATGGTGCACAAAACTTCGGAATGCGAGCCATTTTCTTCAATCCATTAAAAGCTAACAAGCCAGACGATGTAAGAGAGCAAATCCATCATTTAGAAGAGCTGTTAAATCATTTTTAA
- a CDS encoding low molecular weight protein tyrosine phosphatase family protein has product MNILFVCSRNEWRSPTAETIYKNHDFINAKSAGTSPSARIKINQKHIDWADLIFVMEKKHRQLIEQRFGENLERQKIIVLNVPDEYQYMDEELIEELQTKVSAYL; this is encoded by the coding sequence ATGAATATACTTTTTGTATGCAGTAGAAATGAATGGCGAAGCCCCACAGCTGAAACTATTTATAAAAATCACGATTTTATAAATGCAAAATCTGCTGGTACATCCCCCTCCGCGAGAATCAAAATTAACCAAAAGCATATTGACTGGGCAGATTTAATTTTTGTGATGGAGAAAAAACATCGTCAACTTATTGAACAAAGATTTGGGGAGAATTTAGAGAGGCAAAAAATTATAGTTCTAAATGTTCCGGATGAATACCAATATATGGATGAAGAATTGATAGAAGAACTTCAAACTAAAGTATCGGCTTATTTATAA
- the upp gene encoding uracil phosphoribosyltransferase, which produces MIYDLSKHNSIARTFIAELRDEQIQKDAMRFRTNLERLGAFFAYEISKTLKYKEVETQTPLGIATSSVLEQQPVLATILRAGLPMHQGLISVFDQAESAFITAYRKTKKNGDFVIQMEHISAPDLEGKTVILADPMLATGLSIVLCAKELINTYQIEKLHIVAAIASTEGVKHVRANLPKADLWLGAIDDEMTSKSYIVPGLGDAGDLAYGVKQ; this is translated from the coding sequence ATGATATACGACCTAAGCAAGCACAACTCTATCGCCAGAACTTTCATTGCCGAATTAAGGGACGAGCAAATTCAGAAAGACGCCATGCGCTTTAGAACGAATTTGGAACGTTTGGGCGCTTTCTTCGCTTACGAGATTAGCAAAACGCTAAAATATAAGGAAGTAGAAACTCAAACACCACTAGGCATTGCCACAAGTTCGGTTTTAGAGCAGCAACCTGTGCTGGCTACTATTTTAAGAGCTGGCCTGCCCATGCACCAAGGCTTGATAAGTGTGTTCGACCAAGCTGAATCTGCTTTTATAACCGCTTACCGCAAAACCAAAAAAAATGGGGATTTTGTAATACAAATGGAACATATTTCGGCTCCAGATCTAGAAGGGAAAACGGTTATTTTGGCCGACCCGATGTTGGCAACCGGCTTAAGCATTGTACTTTGCGCAAAGGAACTCATCAACACCTATCAAATCGAAAAGCTACATATTGTTGCTGCCATTGCTAGTACCGAAGGTGTAAAACATGTGCGTGCCAATTTGCCAAAGGCAGATTTATGGTTAGGCGCCATTGATGATGAAATGACAAGCAAAAGTTACATTGTACCGGGCCTAGGCGATGCTGGAGATTTGGCTTATGGCGTAAAACAGTAA
- a CDS encoding polysaccharide deacetylase family protein, with product MQLLVYSPQVTPRTKYIFNFIFREVLHCDFDFTSVANQFSAYQGPKFSYAENPLGGELFFKTAGLLAKNNIEKQHIAITDFGDERVPFAVENSALPFDIFAASFYFISRYEEYLPFTADDHLRLPAEASLQFELGLLKTPVIDQWSMILKNLLLSKLTNLHFGSRKFEFIPTIDVDRAYHFKSSGILKNTARFIRAIAKGDTERLSNIVNTGLQKKKDPFDTYQFLHQIHEKYGLAPIFFFLLSHKGDKKHDVNIHPNDELLQQLIKDTAKTAKIGIHPSYASNYHTTKLKEEKELLDALLEKNVDISRQHYLKLHLPKTYLQLIKAGINHDYTMGYASQVGFRAGTCTPFFWYDLQLEKQSHLKVHPFAVMDATLLNYLKLTPTQAINLINELIESVKMVNGSFYSLWHNESLSETGNWKGWKAVYEKMLASSVFS from the coding sequence ATGCAACTGCTCGTTTATAGTCCTCAGGTTACGCCACGTACCAAATACATCTTCAACTTTATTTTTAGGGAAGTATTGCATTGCGATTTTGATTTTACCAGTGTAGCCAATCAATTTTCGGCATACCAGGGACCGAAGTTTAGCTATGCAGAAAATCCGCTAGGAGGCGAACTCTTTTTTAAAACAGCCGGTTTATTGGCAAAAAACAATATCGAGAAACAGCATATCGCTATTACCGATTTTGGCGACGAGCGTGTTCCTTTTGCTGTTGAAAATAGTGCATTGCCTTTCGATATTTTTGCGGCTTCTTTTTACTTCATTAGTAGGTACGAAGAATATTTACCTTTTACCGCAGATGATCATTTGAGGTTGCCTGCAGAAGCAAGTTTACAATTTGAACTCGGTTTGCTAAAAACTCCAGTAATTGACCAATGGAGCATGATCTTAAAAAATCTGCTGCTCAGCAAACTCACTAATCTGCATTTTGGAAGTAGAAAATTTGAGTTTATTCCTACTATTGACGTAGACAGAGCGTATCATTTTAAATCTAGCGGTATCTTAAAAAACACGGCTCGCTTTATCAGGGCTATAGCCAAAGGCGATACCGAGCGATTGAGTAATATTGTTAACACAGGTTTGCAAAAAAAGAAAGACCCTTTTGATACTTACCAATTTTTACATCAAATACATGAAAAGTATGGCTTAGCGCCCATCTTCTTCTTCCTGCTTTCTCATAAAGGAGATAAAAAACACGATGTGAACATCCACCCAAATGATGAACTATTGCAGCAACTGATTAAAGACACGGCAAAAACTGCAAAAATTGGTATACACCCCTCTTACGCATCCAATTACCACACCACAAAGCTGAAGGAGGAAAAAGAACTACTTGATGCTTTGTTAGAGAAAAACGTAGATATATCCAGACAACATTACCTCAAACTTCATTTGCCTAAAACCTATCTACAACTAATAAAAGCAGGGATTAATCACGATTATACCATGGGTTATGCCTCGCAAGTTGGTTTTAGAGCAGGTACTTGCACACCTTTCTTTTGGTACGATTTACAGCTCGAAAAACAATCACATTTAAAAGTACATCCCTTTGCGGTAATGGATGCTACTTTGTTAAACTACTTAAAATTAACGCCCACCCAAGCCATAAACCTCATTAACGAGCTTATTGAAAGCGTGAAGATGGTTAACGGTAGCTTCTACAGCCTGTGGCATAACGAAAGTTTATCGGAAACCGGAAATTGGAAGGGTTGGAAAGCCGTTTATGAAAAGATGTTAGCCTCCTCAGTTTTCAGTTAA
- a CDS encoding ligand-binding sensor domain-containing protein, producing the protein MKSQIFSILLISLNILGFAQNPIGMPDIVNYDNNAYSAGTHNWDIQQDRNGVMYFANDEGLLTFDGSRWKIYPLPNKTIVRSIKIGFDHKIYAGGQGDFGFFSPNENGKLIFTSLKDKIPSQHRSFADIWNVQSVGKAIFFRAENNIFKWQNEKITVLETKTKWLYMGMASNTIIAHEKDRGLLKLSGNNWLPLLTGTIPYDFMISSISQFGKDSILVSSFAHGLHTIQNGQITPLKVANYIRNISSAIKVNHNAIAVATQNNGCFLMDTSGKLIYHLAKNSGLQNNAVISSFKDNNNNIWLGLADGISFIANNNAIKHINPAIFDNAAGHTSIIYNNKLVVGLSNGIYSLPLAGEKDISATQNNFTAVPNTDGQAWGMNIVNGKLLLGRHEGAFELSEKGVQPVSTAQGYWNFLAYNQQKDSSPLVLAGNYNGVSVFNYENNKFNVVGNINNFNESARFLLADDKNNIWVSHPYKGVYKIALADLQTKNIKLYTDKKGLPSTFNNHIYQVKNKIVVGTEKGVYEYNVAKDRFEISSYFEPVFGKKYIRYLKEDAKGNIWFIEEKKLGVAQYHGKTYKLLYIPELNGKTLGGFEHIQCVDKNNVFIGAQKGFYHLNYEKYLANEGKQQVRISLVKAFGKSDIGLFSGYFGEVNENIAQKEIPTIKHGWNSFHFEYSSTTNQNKENTFYSCYLKGFDERWSALDKKTEKDYTNLPSGNYTFMVKTQDNLGNESPVATYQFTILPPWYQSIVAYLVYGLIFLGIIYLVYKRQQRKISNQRIAFQKEQEHTKYMHQLEMDKSEKEIIKLKNEKLELEIETKNAELASNTMHLVQKADMMSKIKNELFKLKKELKDDTQAADFNKIIRLLSAEEKSDESWEQFSVHFDKVHVDFIKHLKDKFPTITSNELRLSAYLKMNLSTKEIATLMKISPRGVEIGRYRLRKKLNIPSHVNLFEFFNAV; encoded by the coding sequence ATGAAAAGCCAAATATTTTCCATACTGCTAATATCCCTAAACATTTTGGGTTTTGCCCAAAATCCTATAGGTATGCCCGATATTGTAAACTACGATAACAACGCTTATAGTGCTGGCACACACAATTGGGATATCCAGCAAGATCGCAACGGCGTAATGTACTTTGCTAATGATGAAGGCTTGCTCACTTTTGATGGTAGCCGTTGGAAGATATATCCTTTACCAAACAAAACCATTGTAAGATCTATCAAAATAGGTTTCGATCATAAAATATATGCAGGTGGCCAAGGAGATTTTGGTTTTTTCTCTCCAAACGAAAACGGCAAGCTGATATTTACCAGCTTGAAGGACAAAATACCGAGCCAACATCGTTCATTTGCAGATATATGGAATGTGCAAAGTGTAGGAAAAGCGATTTTTTTTCGTGCAGAAAACAATATTTTTAAGTGGCAAAATGAAAAAATAACAGTCTTAGAAACCAAAACAAAGTGGCTTTACATGGGCATGGCCAGCAACACTATCATTGCTCACGAAAAAGACAGAGGTCTTTTAAAACTTTCTGGAAACAACTGGCTGCCGCTTTTAACTGGAACCATTCCGTACGATTTCATGATAAGTTCCATTTCTCAATTTGGAAAAGATTCTATTTTGGTTAGCTCGTTTGCCCATGGTTTGCATACCATACAAAATGGCCAAATTACACCACTAAAAGTGGCTAACTATATCCGCAACATTAGCAGCGCCATTAAGGTAAATCACAACGCCATTGCTGTTGCTACCCAAAATAACGGCTGCTTTTTAATGGATACAAGTGGAAAACTAATATACCATTTAGCTAAAAACTCTGGACTACAAAATAATGCCGTAATAAGTTCCTTTAAAGACAACAACAATAACATTTGGTTGGGTTTGGCAGATGGAATTAGCTTTATTGCCAACAACAATGCCATCAAGCATATCAATCCAGCAATATTTGACAATGCCGCCGGACACACTTCAATAATTTACAACAATAAACTGGTTGTAGGTTTATCCAATGGTATTTATAGCCTTCCTTTGGCGGGCGAAAAGGATATCAGTGCTACTCAGAATAACTTTACAGCGGTACCTAACACCGACGGGCAAGCCTGGGGAATGAATATCGTTAACGGAAAGCTTTTACTTGGAAGACACGAAGGGGCTTTTGAACTGAGCGAAAAAGGAGTGCAACCCGTATCTACTGCCCAAGGCTATTGGAATTTCTTGGCTTACAATCAGCAAAAAGACAGTTCTCCGTTGGTTTTAGCTGGCAACTACAATGGCGTTTCTGTTTTTAATTACGAAAACAATAAATTTAACGTAGTTGGCAATATTAATAATTTTAATGAATCTGCCAGGTTTTTACTAGCTGATGATAAAAATAACATTTGGGTTTCTCATCCATACAAAGGTGTCTATAAAATTGCATTAGCCGATTTGCAAACCAAAAACATAAAGCTTTATACCGATAAAAAAGGTTTGCCATCTACCTTTAACAACCACATTTATCAAGTAAAAAACAAAATTGTGGTAGGTACCGAAAAAGGCGTTTACGAATATAATGTAGCCAAAGATCGTTTTGAAATTTCGAGTTATTTTGAGCCTGTTTTTGGGAAGAAGTACATCAGATACCTGAAAGAAGATGCAAAGGGCAATATTTGGTTTATCGAAGAAAAGAAGCTTGGTGTGGCACAATACCATGGAAAAACTTACAAATTACTTTACATACCCGAACTAAACGGTAAAACTCTAGGTGGTTTTGAGCATATTCAATGCGTTGACAAAAACAACGTTTTTATTGGTGCACAAAAAGGATTTTACCACCTTAATTACGAAAAATATCTAGCTAACGAAGGCAAACAGCAGGTACGTATCAGTTTGGTTAAGGCTTTCGGAAAATCTGATATTGGATTGTTTAGTGGTTACTTTGGCGAGGTAAATGAAAACATAGCGCAGAAAGAAATCCCTACAATTAAACATGGCTGGAACTCCTTCCACTTCGAATATTCTTCAACCACTAATCAGAACAAAGAGAACACTTTCTATAGTTGTTACCTAAAAGGATTTGATGAGAGGTGGTCGGCATTAGATAAAAAAACAGAAAAAGACTATACTAATTTACCGTCGGGCAATTACACTTTCATGGTAAAAACCCAAGACAACCTAGGCAACGAATCGCCTGTGGCAACTTACCAGTTTACCATTTTGCCCCCATGGTACCAAAGCATTGTAGCTTATTTAGTGTATGGATTAATTTTCTTGGGAATTATCTATTTGGTGTACAAAAGACAACAGCGAAAAATCAGTAACCAACGTATCGCTTTCCAAAAAGAGCAAGAGCATACCAAATATATGCACCAATTGGAGATGGATAAATCTGAGAAAGAAATCATTAAGCTTAAAAACGAAAAATTAGAGCTAGAAATTGAGACCAAAAACGCTGAACTGGCATCTAACACCATGCACTTGGTGCAAAAAGCAGATATGATGTCTAAAATCAAGAATGAGCTCTTCAAACTCAAAAAGGAATTAAAAGACGATACACAAGCTGCCGATTTCAACAAAATTATCAGGCTACTTAGCGCCGAAGAAAAATCTGACGAAAGCTGGGAACAATTTTCGGTTCATTTTGATAAGGTTCACGTAGATTTTATTAAGCATTTGAAAGATAAGTTTCCAACTATTACAAGCAACGAACTTCGCTTATCAGCTTATCTAAAAATGAATTTATCTACCAAAGAAATAGCTACGCTTATGAAAATATCGCCAAGGGGTGTAGAAATTGGAAGGTATAGGCTAAGGAAGAAATTGAATATCCCTAGTCATGTGAACTTATTTGAGTTTTTTAATGCGGTGTAA
- a CDS encoding PKD domain-containing protein, producing the protein MNYKLLVRQYCLPLVAFFLLLASGCKEEDYASKLGTAAKASFKVTKVQGKVNTYLLESTSQDAYRYQWDFGLNEGLKTGGASIEAYFISKGTYNVKLYAYGEGGYDIATQAVVVDQDDFTPTLNNATYQKLTAHSWKLDAVGAAPIIVGTEGNPSEYFQGGSLADCQIDDDYTFSFANNAFKLTYRANGATFNGGNVDPNYNCGTDRSYESAFTFSTAVEGAGIATITIPNTPPNRFIGVTDVASNNYRIISITDTEMVLRSGKINEPVHTMRFVKK; encoded by the coding sequence ATGAACTACAAGTTGTTAGTAAGGCAATATTGTCTTCCGCTGGTAGCCTTCTTTTTGCTCTTGGCCTCTGGCTGCAAAGAAGAAGACTATGCAAGTAAATTAGGGACAGCCGCCAAGGCTTCTTTTAAAGTTACTAAGGTACAGGGTAAAGTAAACACTTATCTTTTAGAAAGTACATCTCAAGATGCCTATCGTTACCAATGGGATTTTGGTTTAAACGAAGGATTAAAAACTGGAGGGGCATCAATAGAAGCTTACTTTATTTCTAAGGGAACCTATAACGTAAAATTATATGCCTATGGCGAAGGTGGGTATGATATAGCCACACAAGCAGTTGTAGTAGATCAGGATGACTTTACACCAACCTTAAATAACGCAACCTATCAAAAACTTACTGCGCATTCTTGGAAATTAGATGCTGTAGGTGCGGCACCAATCATTGTGGGTACCGAGGGCAATCCTTCTGAATATTTTCAGGGAGGTAGTTTAGCTGATTGTCAAATTGATGATGACTATACGTTCTCTTTCGCCAACAATGCTTTTAAATTAACTTACAGAGCAAACGGCGCAACCTTTAATGGAGGTAATGTAGATCCTAACTACAATTGTGGTACTGATAGGTCTTATGAATCTGCCTTTACATTTAGTACAGCGGTAGAGGGTGCGGGTATTGCAACCATCACTATTCCTAACACGCCTCCAAATAGGTTTATTGGAGTAACCGATGTGGCTTCTAACAATTACAGAATTATTTCTATTACTGATACCGAGATGGTTTTACGTTCTGGAAAAATCAACGAACCAGTACATACCATGCGTTTTGTGAAAAAATAA